The following coding sequences are from one Panicum hallii strain FIL2 chromosome 5, PHallii_v3.1, whole genome shotgun sequence window:
- the LOC112893721 gene encoding casein kinase 1-like protein HD16: MPVLRSAARRAREAQGSPAAAVGAPEAAAPARAPSPADTRRRATRAAARAEEREREEIRPAEVVAGEGGGDGDEGERGMDDPDSGARSADKLVADDEGGPPVPDTVQVGNSPKYRVDRKLGKGGFGQVYVGHRMSATGPGAVEVALKFEHKTSKGCNYAPPYEWAVYNAVGGIHGVPRVHYKGRQGEYYVMVMDMLGPSLWDVWNNNSHTMSVEMVACIAIEAISILEKMHSKGYVHGDVKPENFLLGTPGTPEEKKLFLVDLGLATKWKDSATGLHVDYDQRPDVFRGTVRYASVHAHLGRIGSRRDDLESLAYTLVFLLRGRLPWQGYQGENKGFLVCKKKMATSPESLCCFCPQPFREFVEYVVNLKFDEEPNYAKCVSLFDSVVGPNPDIRPINTDGAQKLIHQVGQKRGRLLIEEEADEQPKKKIRMGMPATQWISVYNARRPMKQRYHYNVADSRLVQHIEKGNEDGLFISCITSCSNLWALIMDAGTGFSSQVYELTPHFLHKEWIMDQWERNYYITALAGANNGSSLVVMSKGTTYTQQSYKVSDTFPYKWINKKWRDGFYVTSMATAGSRWAVVMSRNAGFSDQVVELDFLYPSEGIHKRWDNGYRITATAATWDQAAFVLSVPRRRPTDETQETLRTSAFPSQHVKEKWSKNLYLASVCYGRTVS, from the exons ATGCCTGTGCTGCGTAGCGCGGCGCGGAGGGCCCGAGAGGCGCAGGGgagtccggcggcggcggtaggagCTCCGGAGGCGGCAGCACCGGCACGGGCGCCATCGCCGGCAGACACGAGGCGGAGGGCGACGAGGGCTGCCGCGAGGGCGGAGGAGAGGGAGCGGGAGGAGATCAGGCCCGCGGAGGTCGTCgcgggggaaggcggcggcgacggagaCGAGGGGGAGCGTGGGATGGACGACCCGGACAGCGGGGCGCGCAGCGCCGACAAGTTGGTAGCCGATGATGAGGGCGGCCCCCCTGTCCCTGACACG GTCCAGGTGGGCAATTCACCAAAGTATAGAGTCGACAGAAAGCTTGGGAAAGGAGGTTTTGGCCAAGTATATGTTGGCCACCGCATGTCAGCTACTGGTCCTGGTGCAGTTGAG GTGGCATTGAAGTTTGAGCATAAGACCAGTAAAGGATGTAACTATGCCCCTCCTTATGAGTGGGCAGTCTACAA TGCCGTCGGTGGCATTCATGGGGTTCCTCGAGTCCACTACAAAGGACGCCAAGGGGAGTACTATGTTATG GTTATGGATATGCTTGGACCCAGTCTATGGGATGTTTGGAATAATAACTCTCACAC AATGTCAGTTGAGATGGTTGCTTGCATCGCTATTGAAGCTATCTCCATACTTGAGAAAATGCATTCAAAAGG GTATGTTCATGGGGATGTCAAACCAGAAAATTTCTTGCTAGGGACTCCAGGGACACCTGAAGAAAAGAAACTCTTCCTTGTTGATCTTGGATTAG CTACGAAGTGGAAGGACAGTGCGACGGGACTCCATGTTGATTATGATCAGCGACCTGATGTTTTCAG GGGAACAGTTCGCTATGCTAGTGTTCATGCACATCTTGGGAGAATAGGTAGCAGGAGAGATGATTTAGAATCTCTAGCATATACACTAGTCTTTCTTCTACGAGGACGTCTACCTTGGCAAGGTTATCAG GGTGAAAACAAAGGCTTCCTTGTCTGCAAGAAGAAAATGGCCACATCTCCAGAATCTCTCTGTTGCTTCTGCCCACAGCCCTTCAGGGAGTTTGTAGAGTATGTGGTCAACTTGAAGTTTGACGAGGAACCCAACTATGCAAAGTGTGTGTCGCTTTTTGATAGTGTAGTGGGCCCAAACCCAGATATCAGGCCAATTAACACTGATGGTGCTCAGAAG CTTATACATCAAGTTGGCCAAAAGAGAGGCCGCTTATTGATAGAGGAAGAGGCAGATGAACAACCAAAGAAGAAGATCAGGATGGGAATGCCCGCAACACAGTGGATAAGTGTTTATAATGCTAGGCGGCCTATGAAACAAAG GTACCACTACAATGTTGCAGATTCAAGGCTTGTACAGCATATTGAAAAAGGGAATGAAGATGGTCTCTTTATCAGTTGCATAACATCTTGCTCCAATCTCTGGGCTCTAATCATGGATGCTGGCACTGGGTTCAGTTCTCAAGTTTATGAGCTTACACCACATTTCCTTCACAAA GAATGGATAATGGACCAGTGGGAGAGGAACTACTATATAACTGCACTTGCTGGAGCAAACAATGGCAGCTCCCTGGTAGTGATGTCTAAAG GCACAACGTATACACAACAGTCTTACAAAGTTAGTGATACTTTTCCCTACAAATGGATAAACAAGAAATGGCGAGATGGTTTCTATGTTACTTCCATGGCAACTGCTGGAAGTAGATGGGCAGTTGTCATGTCTCGTAATGCAGGGTTTTCTGATCAG GTTGTTGAACTGGACTTCTTGTATCCCAGTGAGGGAATTCATAAGAGGTGGGACAATGGTTACCGGATAACCGCGACTGCTGCAACTTGGGATCAGGCTGCATTTGTTTTAAGTGTGCCAAGGAGACGGCCTACTGATGAAACCCAAGAGACATTGAGGACGTCTGCGTTTCCTAGTCAACATGTTAAG GAGAAATGGTCCAAGAATCTCTACCTAGCATCAGTATGCTATGGGCGTACTGTATCCTAG
- the LOC112893722 gene encoding uncharacterized protein LOC112893722, whose protein sequence is MATASFVTYLQRPGELPVPEFRAPPPSPVTGVLTGSSSGSSGYGECQDDDEIGRFLRCSARVPVLRLPERPGPRRNRKKPEPAPPVIDVRVLDSPSPVAGGVPAAEALRSAAVAFGCFQVVDHGVDAGSVLAALRDATARGRSPAPEEGSGGDEDSEELWWPPGQGDREMAGNRPLRNGAKQIRNAADDLFAQLEQVSTKLLHALQQGKEAADAAEPTLAKADANASLLCIRKHQRDGSSASGPVGQDDVLRMLVRSSRCSRALALHLCPGASAFHVFSRRSWSRFRPLNGAVVVTVGDQLQAWSCGLYKSVSGKPAYSSGDLQDDGAVSAEFFLSCASVGAAKDALNVGASKVFPLNLQIIVAACLVLVYHFFLSCSYAIW, encoded by the exons ATGGCTACCGCGTCCTTCGTCACCTACCTCCAGAGGCCCGGGGAGCTGCCGGTGCCGGAGttccgggcgccgccgccgtccccggtCACCGGCGTCCTCACGGGCAGCAGCTCGGGGTCGTCCGGGTACGGGGAGTGCCAGGATGACGACGAGATCGGCAGGTTCCTGCGCTGCTCCGCCAGGGTCCCCGTGCTGCGGCTGCCGGAGAGGCCCGGCCCGCGGAGGAACAGGAAGAAGCCGGAGCCGGCGCCGCCCGTCATCGACGTGCGCGTGCTGGACTCACCGTCGCCGGTGGCTGGAGGCgtgccggcggcggaggcgctgaGGTCGGCGGCCGTCGCGTTCGGCTGCTTCCAGGTGGTCGACCACGGGGTCGACGCGGGTTCGGTCTTGGCGGCGTTACGTGATGCGACGGCGAGGGGAAGATcgccggcgccggaggaggGTAGCGGAGGAGACGAGGATAGCGAGGAGCTGTGGTGGCCGCCCGGCCAAGGAGACAGAGAAATGGCGGGAAATCGGCCGTTGCGAAATGGTGCCAAGCAAATCAG GAACGCAGCAGATGACTTGTTCGCTCAGCTTGAGCAAGTTTCAACCAAGCTCCTGCACGCCTTGCAGCAAGGCAAGGAAGCCGCCGACGCCGCAGAACCAACATTGGCGAAGGCTGACGCAAACGCCTCGCTTCTCTGCATCCGCAAGCACCAACGCGACGGCAGCAGCGCGTCCGGTCCGGTCGGCCAAGATGACGTCCTGCGGATGCTGGTACGGAGCTCGCGGTGCTCGCGCGCCCTCGCCCTCCACCTCTGCCCCGGCGCGTCGGCGTTCCACGTCTTCTCCCGGAGAAGCTGGTCGAGGTTCCGGCCCCTCAACGGCGCCGTAGTGGTCACTGTCGGGGACCAACTCCAG GCATGGAGCTGTGGGCTCTACAAGAGCGTGTCTGGGAAACCAGCTTACAGCAGCGGCGATCTCCAAGATGACGGTGCCGTCTCGGCAGAGTTCTTCCTTTCCTGCGCTTCGGTCGGCGCAGCAAAGGACGCCCTGAACGTGGGCGCCAGCAAGGTCTTCCCGCTGAATCTGCAGATCATTGTAGCGGCTTGCCTTGTGCTGGTTTACCATTTCTTCCTCTCATGCTCCTATGCGATCTGGTAA
- the LOC112895427 gene encoding kinesin-like protein KIN-14C: MGNVDGEYGEFHAANRRAEVIDWLGELLPEFDLPLDSSDEELREYLIDGTALCYIAEKLMPDVQEGMWGGNASDQRSNVKKFLSVVAEMGLPGFSVKDLEEGSMSSVVECLLALKDNVTTGSGQNNVKTPLRRRLELRESDGPIISVVTPGKRSPREERQKGHWDLKSQQRNNLHSGQKVHDAFQLKRGPYTDLPAAKISEMMHSSSLDNAPTQSLLRIVNGILDESIERKRGEIPHRVVYLLRNVVQEIEHRIAIQADHIRNQNSIIKTREDKYRSKIKALETLVNGTNEENEMTVNRLELIEVEKSKIDEKRKLGEQDMVRLMHEKDNAENTIASLQQEIQILSRMHEQYRERTETEARQMEEHLTSRIKEAEFLLMQSKKKAEEIESASQLRSQLWSRKANIFQSFMDNQQMSIKDIRLSSQSIKQELFVLQMKWRDEISNIGHDLKGLVDAADNYHKVLAENQKLFNEVQELKGNIRVYCRVRPFLPGQDGKTTTVDYIGENGEILITNPFKQGKDGCRMFKFNKVFKTHASQAEVFSDIQPLIRSVLDGFNVCIFAYGQTGSGKTYTMSGPGTSKEDWGVNYRALNDLFDISLSRRNAFSYEVEVQMVEIYNEQVRDLLSNNVAQKRLGIWSTSQPNGLVVPDASLHPVKSTSDVLDLMEIGQTNRAVGSTALNERSSRSHSILTVHVRGLDLKNGSTSRGCLHLIDLAGSERVERSEAIGDRLKEAQYINKSLSALGDVIFALAQKNAHVPYRNSKLTQVLQSSLGGQAKTLMFVQINPDTESYSETMSTLKFAERVSGVELGAARSNKEGKDIKELLEQVSYLKDTISRKDMEIEQLLKEKSKSPSSSTDRNDSRQQIRRLSGAAGSGEAECEDNASDDGCSVAGTEYSVGGASEAAGEQMQKTPSRIARLFLTKNGQPVNSKPKPRESALKPPGRTKSTGSQVTGGGSSSMKPPKRR, translated from the exons ATGGGGAACGTGGACGGCGAGTACGGCGAGTTCCATGCAG CCAATCGGCGTGCTGAGGTGATAGATTGGCTTGGTGAGTTGCTGCCGGAGTTCGACTTGCCATTGGATTCTTCAGATGAGGAGCTGCGGGAGTACCTCATCGACGGTACCGCGCTTTGCTACATTGCGGAGAAGCTCATGCCCGATGTTCAGGAG GGAATGTGGGGTGGTAACGCATCAGACCAGAGGTCGAATGTGAAGAAATTCCTCTCTGTTGTCGCGGAGATGGGGCTACCAGGATTCAGCGTCAAGGATCTGGAGGAG GGATCAATGTCTTCTGTAGTGGAGTGTCTCCTGGCTCTAAAGGATAATGTGACTACAGGATCAGGTCAAAACAATGTAAAGACACCCCTTAGAAGGAGATTGGAACTTCGAGAATCCGATGGGCCTATAATTTCGGTTGTGACGCCAGGGAAAAGATCTCCCAGGGAGGAAAGACAGAAGGGCCACTGGGATCTGAAGTCCCAACAAAGAAACAATCTTCATTCAG GACAAAAGGTCCATGATGCTTTCCAACTTAAGCGGGGCCCCTACACTGATCTTCCTGCTGCCAAAATTTCAGAGATGATGCATTCAAGTAGTCTAGAT AACGCACCTACTCAATCACTTCTTAGAATTGTTAATGGCATTCTAGATGAGAGCATTGAGAGGAAAAGAGGAGAAATACCACAT CGTGTTGTTTACTTGCTAAGGAATGTTGTTCAAGAGATTGAGCATCGCATTGCTATTCAAGCAGATCACATAAGAAAT CAAAACAGCATCATAAAGACTCGGGAAGACAAGTACCGATCAAAAATTAAAGCACTCGAGACATTAGTAAATGGAACAAATGAAGAAAATGAG ATGACAGTGAATCGGCTTGAGCTAATTGAG GTAGAGAAATCAAAAATTGATGAGAAAAGAAAACTAGGCGAACAAGACATGGTTCGGCTGATGCATGAAAAGGACAATGCAGAGAATACAATAGCTTCTCTTCAGCAAGAAATACAGATCTTGAGTAGGATGCATGAACAGTACCGTGAGAGAACGGAAACAGAAGCCAGGCAGATGGAGGAACACTTGACTTCGAGAATTAAGGAGGCTGAGTTTCTTCTAATGCAATCAAAAAAGAAAGCTGAAGAGATTGAGTCTGCTTCCCAATTGAGATCTCAACTTTGGAGCAGGAAGGCAAACATTTTCCAGAGTTTTATGGATAATCAACAAATGTCCATTAAG GATATAAGGTTATCGTCTCAGTCCATTAAGCAGGAATTGTTTGTCCTTCAAATGAAATGGAGGGACGAAATATCTAACATTG GACATGATCTAAAAGGTTTAGTAGATGCTGCCGACAATTACCATAAGGTTCTTGCCGAAAATCAGAAGCTGTTTAACGAAGTACAGGAACTAAAAG GTAATATCCGAGTGTATTGCCGTGTCAGACCATTTCTTCCTGGTCAAGATGGGAAAACAACTACAGTTGATTATATTGGTGAAAATGGTGAGATTCTCATCACAAACCCCTTCAAGCAAGGGAAGGATGGGTGTCGAATGTTCAAGTTTAACAAGGTGTTTAAAACACATGCTTCTCAAG CTGAAGTGTTCTCTGATATCCAGCCATTGATCAGATCAGTTCTTGATGGGTTTAATGTGTGCATTTTTGCCTATGGTCAAACTGGTTCAGGAAAGACTTACACAATG AGTGGACCAGGCACATCGAAAGAAGATTGGGGCGTTAACTATCGAGCCTTAAATGACTTGTTCGACATCTCTCTAAGTAGAAGGAATGCTTTCTCATATGAGGTGGAAGTGCAAATGGTTGAGATTTACAACGAACAAGTGCGGGATCTTCTATCCAATAATGTTGCACAAAAAAG ACTCGGAATTTGGAGTACCTCTCAGCCGAATGGACTTGTTGTCCCAGATGCTAGCTTACATCCAGTCAAATCAACATCAGATGTACTGGACTTGATGGAAATTGGACAAACAAATAGAGCAGTTGGATCAACAGCTCTGAATGAAAGGAGCAGTCGATCTCACAG CATTCTAACTGTGCATGTTAGAGGGTTGGATTTGAAGAATGGATCTACTTCACGTGGATGTCTCCATTTGATTGATCTTGCTGGGAGTGAAAGAGTTGAGCGATCTGAAGCAATTGGAGACAGATTAAAAGAAGCACAGTATATAAACAAATCCCTGTCTGCCCTTGGTGATGTGATTTTTGCTTTGGCACAAAAAAATGCCCATGTTCCATACAGAAACAGCAAGCTGACTCAAGTTCTACAAAGCTCTTTAG GTGGACAAGCAAAGACACTTATGTTTGTTCAAATAAATCCTGATACCGAATCATATTCAGAAACAATGAGCACTTTGAAGTTTGCTGAAAGGGTTTCTGGAGTCGAATTAGGTGCCGCAAGAAGTAATAAAGAGGGCAAAGATATAAAGGAGCTGCTAGAACAg GTTTCATATCTGAAAGACACAATATCGCGGAAAGATATGGAAATTGAGCAGCTCCTGAAGGAGAAATCCAAATCTCCAAGTTCATCAACAGATAGAAATGACAGTAGACAACAGATCCGGCGATTATCAG GGGCTGCGGGATCAGGTGAAGCCGAATGTGAAGATAATGCGTCTGATGACGGCTGCTCAGTAGCAGGAACTGAGTATTCTGTTGGCGGTGCTTCCGAGGCGGCAGGAGAACAGAT GCAGAAGACCCCATCAAGGATAGCTAGACTGTTCCTCACAAAGAATGGGCAGCCGGTGaactccaaaccaaaaccaagAGAGTCTGCTCTAAAGCCTCCAG GTCGCACTAAATCTACGGGAAGCCAGGTGACAGGAGGAGGATCTTCTTCAATGAAACCCCCCAAAAGGCGGTAG
- the LOC112894709 gene encoding pseudo histidine-containing phosphotransfer protein 5-like has product MDYSNLRRQAASMKKSLFDQGYLDEQFCQVEDLQDEASPNFAEEVVTLFFKDSARLISNIEQALEKYPKDFNKWDAYMQQLKGSCSSIGASRMKSECMSFRDYCGQGNVEGCMKSFQKVKREHGVLRQKLEAYFQLLRQAGPAGAATRPAM; this is encoded by the exons ATGGATTATTCTAATTTGCGACGCCAAGCTGCATCCATGAAAAAGAGTCTCTTTGATCAG GGGTACCTAGATGAGCAATTTTGTCAGGTGGAAGACTTGCAGGATGAAGCTAGTCCTAATTTTGCTGAAGAGGTCGTTACTTTGTTTTTCAAGGACTCTGCCAGGCTAATATCCAACATTGAGCAAGCACT GGAAAAATACCCCAAAGATTTCAACAAGTGGGATGCATACATGCAGCAACTAAAAGGCAGCTGCTCCAG CATTGGTGCTTCAAGGATGAAGAGTGAGTGCATGTCATTCAGGGATTATTGCGGGCAAGGAAATGTTGAAGG TTGTATGAAATCATTCCAGAAAGTGAAGAGGGAGCATGGTGTCCTGAGGCAGAAACTAGAAGCTTATTTTCAG CTGCTACGACAAGCTGGTCCCGCTGGAGCTGCCACCAGGCCTGCTATGTAA